One stretch of Chitinophagales bacterium DNA includes these proteins:
- a CDS encoding molybdenum cofactor guanylyltransferase, producing MKKTNSITGIILAGGKSSRMGTNKALIPINNIPMIEQIINTLNFICDDIIVIANNDLPIKGNFKIQKDIIENCGPMGGIHAGLNASSSFKNIIVSCDAPYTNLKALQCLIDYTKNSNCTLFEHENKMHPLPGCYTTNCLPTITENLTQNKLKLRETVTSLNPKMINIEKLLFKNDYLKALININTPEDLKEFI from the coding sequence ATGAAAAAAACAAACTCAATAACAGGAATCATTTTAGCTGGCGGAAAAAGTAGCAGGATGGGCACAAACAAAGCTCTTATTCCTATTAATAATATTCCTATGATTGAACAAATAATTAATACCCTAAATTTTATTTGCGATGACATAATTGTTATTGCCAATAATGATTTACCCATAAAAGGCAATTTCAAAATACAAAAAGATATTATTGAAAACTGTGGACCTATGGGAGGTATTCATGCAGGGTTAAATGCCAGTAGTTCATTTAAAAATATAATTGTTAGCTGCGATGCTCCTTACACTAATTTAAAAGCTTTGCAATGCTTAATAGATTATACAAAAAATTCAAACTGTACTTTATTTGAGCACGAAAACAAAATGCATCCACTACCCGGCTGTTATACTACCAACTGCTTACCTACTATAACAGAAAATCTTACTCAAAATAAATTAAAATTAAGAGAAACAGTTACCTCTCTAAATCCAAAAATGATAAACATAGAAAAACTCCTTTTCAAAAATGATTATTTAAAAGCCCTAATAAATATTAATACACCTGAAGACTTAAAAGAATTTATATGA
- a CDS encoding MoaD/ThiS family protein, producing MKINIKYFGLIADITNCEEEWANIEENEDLESLLSKLSEKYSGLKQANFNIALNLEINTNLNKQLKDLDEIALLPPFAGG from the coding sequence ATGAAAATTAATATTAAATATTTTGGATTAATAGCCGATATAACAAACTGTGAAGAAGAATGGGCAAATATTGAAGAAAATGAAGATTTAGAATCTCTATTATCAAAATTATCTGAAAAATATAGTGGACTCAAACAAGCTAATTTTAATATTGCATTAAACTTAGAAATAAATACAAATTTGAATAAACAATTAAAAGATTTAGATGAAATAGCGTTATTGCCACCATTTGCAGGAGGTTAA